The DNA region ACAAGGCTGATAGACTTTGTGTTGGAGGATGCATTGTAAGTCcaatttctattatttttaattattatgaattattatgaactatcattttcaaatttaaatgaaaattttaatgtaatgCAGGGGAAATAAGCTAAGTTGTACCTTTTGGGATGATCATGTGTCCAAAATTGAGCCTTTCTATCAGCGTGAGATGAATGAACCTGTTGTAGTGTTGATCCAATTCTGCAGAGTAAAGCTGGGCTTAAGAGGTTAGTACCCTTTACATTTACCTTTTTTTAGAAATACATACTGTAATTAGTTTAGAAATACAtactgtaattatattattgtctgTCAGATGGTGATGTGAAAATTTGTTCATCCTATGATGTGACCCAATCGCTGTTCAACCTTGACCAACCGGAATTTAAAAGTTTCACAGAAAggtatattaatttaatatctaTGTAATCTGTAAAATTACTTATTTATGAACTAACATTACCATGGACTCTATGCACAACCTTAGAGACAGGGAATATCAAACACCAATTAGAAGCATAACATCAATGTCAAGTCTTAGCTACACCAATACCATTGATGAGTCCACAAGTCAGTCCATGGATCTGATTACAATATCTGACATATTTGACACTGAGAATGTAAGCACTGTTTCCTGACTTCCTGTGGGTTTTCTACCATTATTGTATAAActgaaatttcatttttgttttataatcaTACTTACAGTTTGGTGAATTCTGGATTGCTGCGAGGATCAATGGTATTGAGTCACCCACAGATTGGTTCTATACTTCCTGTCCAAAAAAGGGTTGTAACAAGAAATTAGAACTCTCAGAAGGGGTGAACAAATGTTTCAAGTGTGTGCAAGTTCATAATACCCATGTTTTAAGGTATAAACTTAGAGTACGTGTTGTGGACATGAAAGGTAATGCTTCATTTTTGATATGGGATCGAGAGTGCATGGAGTTAATTGGGATTGCAGCTATATGGGATCGAGAGTGCATGGAGTTAATTGGGATTGCAGCTGCTGATTTATATGACAGTTATACAGATGTTGGGATTGCAGCTGCTGATTTATATGACAGTTATACAGATGTAAGTCCTAAATTTTTAACTACTGTCTCTAGAGTCCTACATTTATAAATTGAAGGCGGCTTAACCTAAATTTCTTCCTTTGCAGTCAAGTGCCCCTCTAAAGGAGATACTAGATTTAGTTGGTAGGAGTATGTTATTCAGAATTTCAGTTAGGAAGGACCAGTTTGTCAACTTTCCAACCTCATTTCTTGTTCTAAAGATTAACACTGACCAACAACTCCTAGCACAACTAAGCCCTGACATTCTAAGCTTGAAGGCGGATGATACTAAGTGATGGGGATGATGACTTCCTTGAGGTTATATATTTGTCTTTAAATACAATTCTTtcaaatatcatatttaaaCTGTAGGAGTTTTTGATAAACTTACTGAATCTGTAGGGTTTTCTGAGTGATGAAGCTGACAGCCCAATTGCAACTCTGCCGCCAGTTACTCATGAGGCTACTGAGGGACCTGTCAAGAGGTGCTTAATCGATCAGTTTTCTTCGACACAGGGATGCAAAAAAGTGAAGCAGCAGAGAGTGAAACTCGAAAAAATTGattgaatcaaatttatttgGAAGACAATTGTGACTTGCTGTTTGTTTTGTTTAACTTGAAAACTCTGGATGTTTGAATACTTAACAGTGCACTGTGTATGTGTAACTGTGGCCATCTTGCTTGCTTTTTGAAATTTAGAACATTGTTTTTTGAAATCATGTATAACAGTTACTGCAGAATAgtgtatttgagttttttttttcacctttcAGGTTCATGCTGCAATTGAGGGTGACGAATCCATGCTATACAAGTACCACTGAAGAGGATGAAACTTCATGGAGGGTTCAAATGATAGTGATAAGTGATCAGTTAGCTGCAAATTAGATTTCGTACAACTGGAAATGTAGtgttttgtgaaaaaaaaacaaccacTCTCTACACAATGTAATTAGAAGTAGGCTAAGTTATTCTATAAAAGTTTTGTCAATGCAAATTTTCAGATTCTGAAAGATTCACATCATGTAGTCAGCAAGGAGTACCTTTCAATAGAACTTTTATACTTTCAGTCCACAATTACGTATACTTTTCAGTTAAGTTAGATTAATGAAGCAGCAAAAAACAATCTGAAAATTTTGTTATTGATTTTTGCAGGGTATTTCGTACTACATTGTAATTTTACAGATTTTTGTAGGATATTGGTGATGGCAAAGTCGGAGGACCCAACGATGGTTATGCAAATGTGCAAATCCCTTCTGAGATGTTATTGCCATCATTTGTTAACAATATATCAACAATTGTTGATACCATATTTCCACTGTTTAAGGAAAGGGGATGCGATGAAGAGTACATGAAAAGCCGTGCCATACTAGCTCCAACACTTGATGTCGTCAACGCCATCAATGAATATATGAGTGACTTACATATTGCTGAGAGTAAGACTTACCTCAGTTGTGACACGGTATGTAAATCAGACTCAAGTAATGGTGTACTTTCTGATATGCATACTCCTGAATTTCTAAATGGTCTGAAAGCCTCTGGCATACCAAATCATGCATTAACGTTAAAGGTTGGATCACCAATAATGCTCTTGAGGAACATAGATCACGCACTTGGACTTTGCAATGGAACAAGACTGGTGATTACAAGGTTATCTAATCACGTTGTTGAAGCAAAGATTGTAACTGGGAACAATGCTGGTGAGATTGTTTTGATACCAAGAATGTCAATGACACCAACTGATATAAGGTTGCCATTTAAATTCCAAAGAAGACAATTCCCGGTAATGTTGTCCTATGcaatgactataaacaaaagtcAAAGTCAAACTTTGTCACATGTAGGTTTACTTTTAAGGAAGCCAGTGTTTGTCCACGGTCAACTTTACGTTGCTGCTTCAAGGATTAGTAACCCAAAAGGTTTGAAAATCTTGATAGCCAATGAAGGGGCAGATAGTAGTAATCACACTACCAATGTTGTATACCATGAAgtgtttaataatttgtaacttCTCTTTATGCAATACACATTTTTTACTCCATTCTAGTAATATAGTCAAatatctttgattaatgaatagaATTACTTatgccgtgcatcgcacgggtaaactACTAGTAGTGGAAGAAGGCGGATTTGAAAATCCCGTCGATGCAAGAATATGTGAGCGGGACCTTGAGGAAGAGGCGAGCGGGGAGGATGTGGTTCTCGACGTCCGGGTAGCAAATGTCGGAGTTGGAGCATGGTTCAATGGTGGATTTGGGGACTCCGAAAAGGATAACGGCGAGAAGGAGCACTACCCAGAAGTCGCACAGAAGATATGGAAAGAAGTTCAAAATAGATTAAGAAAGTAtacaaatgtaataaggaaagaaatcaTAATCCGTATGTGGTAGTTTAGGGTTACCGAAGGGAGAAATCCCTCCTTTGTTCATCTTtcttatgaaaataaatatttttcatacGAAATTCTGACAACACTTCTAATAAAAAGTCGAAATGCTCGCCATTTGTTCTAGTACACATAAGGCTTATTTTGTTTATATGAGTGCTCCATACATTAAGGCGTAACCCATTTTATCATGGGAGACTGACACTACAACGGTCATAGCACCATCGGGAGGTAGTGAATCGATTTTATGGAGAATGTGTGGTACACACAACTTGAATTTCGATTTCTGTTCTTTTggttttgtaccaattttgttTTAGGGattattttttgataaattcGAATCCCTTCAGTGGGAACGTTTTGGCCTAAGGAGGTGGTGAAGAAAGAAGGTTGAGcctagagccgtcaaaacgggcttagcccgccgCGCCACGCCGCCTACTTAGGTAGGGGGCGGGTTTCGAAAATACAAGCCCGCTAAATGGCGGGCCCGGCGGGCCGACGAGCTACCCACAAAAGTACCATAGTAGTGGTCCTAGTGGAGCTGTGTACTGTAgtactaataatattttatatatatatatatatatatatatataatattataatctgTAGTGTagtactctatatatataagatataatatatataatatatataataatatatcaaaatagcTCCACTGtgtagtacatatatatagttatagtaTGATCTATAGTGTAgtacgtacatatataatatataatctaaatcttttttgtttggtaa from Ipomoea triloba cultivar NCNSP0323 chromosome 6, ASM357664v1 includes:
- the LOC116023556 gene encoding uncharacterized protein LOC116023556, translated to MNEPVVVLIQFCRVKLGLRDGDVKICSSYDVTQSLFNLDQPEFKSFTERDREYQTPIRSITSMSSLSYTNTIDESTSQSMDLITISDIFDTENFGEFWIAARINGIESPTDWFYTSCPKKGCNKKLELSEGVNKCFKCVQVHNTHVLRYKLRVRVVDMKGNASFLIWDRECMELIGIAAIWDRECMELIGIAAADLYDSYTDVGIAAADLYDSYTDVSPKFLTTVSRVLHL